A single Oryctolagus cuniculus chromosome 16, mOryCun1.1, whole genome shotgun sequence DNA region contains:
- the FZD1 gene encoding frizzled-1, which yields MAEEEAPKKCRAAAASRELCAGALRAGPAEAGSGDAGGPRRPRRSRRPSADPGRLARRLLLLLLWLLEAPLLLGVRAQAAGQGPGPGQQPPPPPPPPPPPQQQQGGAQQYNGERGISIPDHGYCQPISIPLCTDIAYNQTIMPNLLGHTNQEDAGLEVHQFYPLVKVQCSAELKFFLCSMYAPVCTVLEQALPPCRSLCERARQGCEALMNKFGFQWPETLKCEKFPVHGAGELCVGQNTSDKGTPTPSLLPEFWTSNPQHGGAGHRGGSAGGAGAAERGKFSCPRALKVPAYLNYHFLGEKDCGAPCEPTKVYGLMYFGPEELRFSRTWVGIWSVLCCASTLFTVLTYLVDMRRFSYPERPIIFLSGCYTAVAVAYIAGFLLEDRVVCNDKFAEDGARTVAQGTKKEGCTILFMMLYFFSMASSIWWVILSLTWFLAAGMKWGHEAIEANSQYFHLAAWAVPAIKTITILALGQVDGDVLSGVCFVGLNNVDALRGFVLAPLFVYLFIGTSFLLAGFVSLFRIRTIMKHDGTKTEKLEKLMVRIGVFSVLYTVPATIVIACYFYEQAFRDQWERSWVAQSCKSYAIPCPHLQAGGAAPPHPPMSPDFTVFMIKYLMTLIVGITSGFWIWSGKTLNSWRKFYTRLTNSKQGETTV from the coding sequence ATGGCTGAGGAGGAGGCGCCTAAGAAGTGCCGGGCCGCCGCAGCGAGCCGGGAACTTTGCGCCGGGGCGCTCCGGGCCGGGCCGGCCGAGGCGGGCAGCGGGGACGCGGGCGGCCCCCGCCGGCCCCGTCGATCGCGCCGCCCCTCGGCGGACCCCGGGCGCTTGGCCcgccggctgctgctgctgctgctctggctGCTGGAGGCCCCGCTGCTGCTGGGGGTCCGCGCGCAGGCGGCGGGCCAGGGGCCCGGGCCGGGGCAgcagcccccgccgccgccgcctccgccgccgccgccccagcagcagcagggcggCGCGCAGCAGTACAACGGCGAGCGGGGCATCTCCATCCCGGACCACGGCTACTGCCAGCCCATCTCCATCCCGCTGTGCACGGACATCGCGTACAACCAGACCATCATGcccaacctgctgggccacacgaACCAGGAGGACGCGGGCCTCGAGGTGCACCAGTTCTACCCGCTGGTGAAGGTGCAGTGCTCGGCCGAGCTCAAGTTCTTCCTGTGCTCCATGTACGCGCCCGTGTGCACCGTGCTGGAGCAGGCGCTGCCGCCCTGCCGCTCCCTGTGCGAGCGCGCGCGCCAGGGCTGCGAGGCGCTCATGAACAAGTTCGGCTTCCAGTGGCCCGAGACGCTCAAGTGCGAGAAGTTCCCGGTGCACGGCGCGGGCGAGCTGTGCGTGGGCCAGAACACGTCCGACAAGGGCACGCCGACGCCGTCGCTGCTGCCCGAGTTCTGGACCAGCAACCCGCAGCACGGCGGCGCGGGCCACCGCGGCGGCTCCGCCGGGGGCGCGGGCGCGGCGGAGCGCGGCAAGTTCTCCTGCCCGCGCGCGCTCAAGGTGCCCGCCTACCTCAACTACCACTTCCTGGGCGAGAAGGACTGCGGCGCGCCCTGCGAGCCCACCAAGGTGTACGGGCTCATGTACTTCGGGCCCGAGGAGCTGCGCTTCTCGCGCACCTGGGTCGGCATCTGGTCGGTGCTGTGCTGCGCCTCCACGCTCTTCACGGTGCTCACGTACCTGGTGGACATGCGGCGCTTCAGCTACCCGGAGCGGCCCATCATCTTCCTGTCGGGCTGCTACACGGCCGTGGCCGTGGCCTACATCGCCGGCTTCCTGCTGGAGGACCGCGTGGTGTGCAACGACAAGTTCGCCGAGGACGGCGCGCGCACGGTGGCGCAGGGCACCAAGAAGGAGGGCTGCACCATCCTCTTCATGATGCTCTACTTCTTCAGCATGGCCAGCTCCATCTGGTGGGTCATCCTGTCGCTCACCTGGTTCCTGGCGGCCGGCATGAAGTGGGGCCACGAGGCCATCGAGGCCAACTCGCAGTACTTCCACCTGGCCGCCTGGGCCGTGCCCGCCATCAAGACCATCACCATcctggcgctgggccaggtggaCGGCGACGTGCTGAGCGGCGTGTGCTTCGTGGGGCTCAACAACGTGGACGCGCTGCGGGGCTTCGTGCTGGCGCCGCTCTTCGTCTACCTGTTCATCGGCACCTCCTTCCTGCTGGCCGGCTTCGTGTCGCTCTTCCGCATCCGCACCATCATGAAGCACGACGGCACCAAGACGGAGAAGCTGGAGAAGCTCATGGTGCGCATCGGCGTGTTCTCGGTGCTCTACACCGTGCCCGCCACCATCGTCATCGCCTGCTACTTCTACGAGCAGGCCTTCCGGGACCAGTGGGAGCGCAGCTGGGTGGCCCAGAGCTGCAAGAGCTACGCCATCCCCTGCCCGCACCTGCAGGCGGGCGGGGCCGCGCCGCCGCACCCGCCCATGAGCCCGGACTTCACCGTCTTCATGATCAAGTACCTGATGACGCTCATCGTGGGCATCACGTCCGGCTTCTGGATCTGGTCGGGCAAGACCCTCAACTCCTGGAGGAAGTTCTACACGCGCCTCACCAACAGCAAACAGGGGGAGACCACGGTCTGA